CGGCGCGTACGAACTACCTCTATCTGACCTACGGCGGCGAGGAGGATGACGTCGATTTTGCCACGGAAGATGCGGTCCTGGTTCTCGGTTCGGGCGCCTACCGCATCGGCAGCTCGGTCGAGTTCGACTGGTGCTGTGTGAACACCGTGCGCACCCTGAGGGAGCTCGGCTACTCCACGATCATGCTCAACTGCAATCCCGAGACCGTCAGCACCGACTACGACGAGTGCGATCGCCTGTACTTCGACGAGATCACGCTCGAGACGCTGCAAGAGATCCACGACCGGGAAAAGCCCTACGGCCTGATCGTCTCGGTCGGAGGTCAGACGCCCAACACACTGGCCCGCCATTGCGAGGAGGCGGGAATCCGGATCCTCGGCACGGCGGCCAAGGGCATCGACAACGCCGAAGATCGAAACAAGTTCTCTCAGCTGTGCGATCGCCTCGGTATCGATCAGCCGAAGTGGACGGAGGTCACCTCGGTGGATGCCGCCGCGGCCTTCGCCAATGAAGCCGGCTATCCGGTGCTGGTCAGACCCTCGTATGTGCTGTCGGGTGCGGCCATGGCGGTGGCCGAGAACCGGGACACTCTACAAGCGGTTCTCGAGAGGGCTGCCGAGGTATCTCCGGAGCACCCGACAGTGATTACCAAATTCATCGACGCCGCGAAGGAGATCGAGTTCGACGCGGTGGCTCGCGACGGCGAGATCCTCATCCACGCCATCTCCGAGCACGTCGAGCAGGCGGGGGTCCACTCGGGCGACGCCACCCTGGTGCTTCCCCCGCAGCGTACCTACATCGAGACGCTGCGTCGCGTGCGGCGAACAGCCGCGCGGGTCGCCGAAGCGCTATCGATCAACGGCCCCTTCAATATCCAGTTCATGGCGCGGGACAACAACATCATGATGATCGAGTGCAATTTGCGGGCGTCGCGCTCGTTTCCTTTCGCGTCCAAGATCTCGCGGGTCAACTTCATCGATCTGGCCACGAGGGTGATCATGGATCGTCCGACGAAGAGGGTGGACAGCTCGGTGCTCGAGCTCGACTTCGTCGGAGTGAAGGCGCCGCAGTTCTCTTTCACTCGTCTCGAAGGGGCCGATCCGATTCTCGGTGTCGAGATGTCGTCGACTGGGGAGGTCGCCTGTATTGGTCGAGACTTCGAGGACGCACTCCTCAAGGCGATGCTCTCGGTCGGCTTCAAACTCCCCATTCGCCGCGTACTTCTGAGCACCGGCCCGGTCGAGGACAAGGCCGTCTTCCTCTCCAGCACCCGCGCCCTGGCAGACGCCGGCGTCCGGTTCTTCGGCACCCACGGAACAGCCGCCTTCATGTCCGAGAGTGGCATCGCCGTGGATCCGGTCTACTGGCCGCTCCAGCGGGAATCGCCGAACGCGCTCGAGCTGCTTCGGAGAGGCGAAGTGGATCTCGTGGTCAACATTCCCAAGGACGCGTCGGAGGATGAGCTGGCCAACGACTACATGATTCGACGGGCGGCGGTCGACCATGGGATTCCCCTCATCACCAACATCCAGTTGGCGCAGCGCCTCGCACAGGCTCTGAGTCACAAGTCACTCGAAACGCTGGAGGTTCGGAGTTGGGACGAGTACTGACGGGCAGCAACCGACGAGGGACGCCTTACGAGCCCGAGGGCTCGAAACAGGGCTTCTATGTCCCCACTCGTCGCTGGTTGTCTCGGGATCTTGCGGCGCAGGTGGAGCAACTGGTTCTGGCCGAAGGCGCTCAAATCGCTTCCTACCTCGGCAGTGGCTACGTGCGAGGCCTCTGGCAACGTTTGCAAGGCAAACCGAACGCACGGCTCGACGCACAATCCTGGAGAATCCTGAACTTCGCCGTCTGGCACGAGATCCACTGGGCGCGCTCGGATTCTCCTCGAGATGGCCTCCACCAACCCTCCCAGGAGCTACTGCCGCTATAAGCAAACGAGCGCCCCTGGTTGTCTCTGCGCTAGGCGATCTGGTGCTCGATGGGGAGTGGGAAGTGGTCTTGCTGGAGGGCAATCAGACGGCGGTCCGTCGTGACCTCCGTATTCATCACTCCGGCGCCGGCGAAACCGTAACCCTGGCTGCGCGACCTTGCCCCCTGAGTACAACGGTGCGGGGATCGGATGGCTCGGTTATGATGGCTTCGCGGTGCCGTCCGGAACGACAGAAGTCAGGTAGCAAGGTCTGAACGAAGGAGTGGACGAGCTGACGAACGACACCGCTGAGGTTGATGGCAGCGCTCGGCCGAGAGCGCGAGCCATCCTTATTATCAATGGAACCGACTTCGGAGGCACCGAGAGCGCTCTCGCCGAGATCGCGCTCGGCCTTCGCCGGAGAAGGTACGGCGTGACGGTGCTCAGTCTTAAACCGCTCGGCAAGCTGGGTGTCTCTCTCGCGCAGCAACGCGTGGCGGTTCATACGCTCGGCATGGGTGAACTTGTCGGTTCGCTGGCATTGCTCAGCGGAATCTGGAGGTTGCGTCGCTGGCTGAAGGGGACCGAGGGCGACGTGGTGCACTCGTTTCTGCCGCGATCCAACATCATGTCGCGGGTGGCGAACCGCTTTTCAGGAAAGCGAAGGCCTCACTTCTCGAGTGAACGATCGACCGACTTCAAGAGGTCGCGCCTCGTGTCCTTTCTCAATCGAGTGACCGTGCAGTGGACGGAGCGGGTTCTGGTGGTGGCACCGGTCGTCGAGGAGATTCTCAAGCATAGGGATCGCCTGCCTGAATCGAAGCTGGCGCCGCTCCATAATGGCATCGACCTTGCGGCCGTCGACCGATTCCCGACCGGTGAAATTCGGCGGACTCTCGGTCTGACCGACGAGGACCAGCTCTTTTGCTCGGTTGGTAGGCTGATCGAGGACAAGGGCTACCATTATCTTCTGCGTGCGATGGCACAGATGCGCTGGCGAGGACCGAGTGTTCACCTGGCGCTGATCGGCGACGGTCCAGAAGAGACGCGCCTCCGGGCCGAGGTGGAGACGTTGGGCCTCGATCGGCAGGTTCACTTTCTGGGGTACCGGCGTGACGTGTACGGAGCCCTGAAGGAGGCGGACGCTTTCGTGCTTTCGTCGCTGGAGGAAGGGGTGCCGGTGGTCGTGCTGGAAGCCATGGCCTGTGGGCTGCCGGTAGTGGCAACCCAAGTCGGCGGAGTAACGAATCTTGTCGTCGAGTCGCAGACCGGTTTCCTGGTTCCACCCGAAGAGACCTGGGAGCCGTCCCGTGCGGCTGCTGCTCGCTCGAACGGCGTCGGTCGTGGTATCGCCGCCCTGGCGGCGGCCATGGACCGGTTGGTGGAAGACTCAGAGCTGCGTCGGGAATTCGGCCGTCAAGGGCGCCACCGTGTGGAGGAACACTTCCACATCGATCGGGTCCTGACGCAGCTGGAAGAGTACTACGCTGGCGTCCTTGAACCGGAGATTGGTGCCGACGCCCGATAGCTGGTACCCGAGAGCGTTTCGTAGCTTGCTCTTCCCAACAGTGGACGTGCTGAACCGCACGAGATCTGACATGGCCGCTCTCCGCACCTTCAGGCGTAGCCGCGTTTGAGAAAGCGCTCAGCGCTTCGCTTGACTCGAAGATCGCCGTCCCGGTAGCGAAGTTGACCACTGGCCGCTCGAGCGGGAATCGCCGTTCGCCATCAACATCAACGGTCTGCGGCAGATTCGGCTGCTGACGGAAGAGCTGATACCTCGGATCCAGCCGGAAGTCGTGGTCGTTGGCGTTTATCCGTCGCGCTATCGGAGGATCAACGACCCCTACGTCTACTATCAGGGCAACTCCCAATTCATTGAGTGGTGTACTGAGATGGGAATCGAGGTCGGCGATCCGCTGCCCATTTTCCGGCTGGAGCGGAATCCCGTTCTACGACTGGGCCGGGATTACCGCTAGGCGCCGGCGGCGCACAGAATCGCTGTGGAGCTTGTTCAGAAGGCTATGCTAAGAGAACTGTCTGTCGAGGCTCGGAGGCCGGCACCTGGCCGCTAGCAGTGAGCCGCTAGACCAGCTCGCAGCAGCTCGATCTAGTCCCTTGTCGCTTGCCATGCGCTTTCCCGGCTGAGGGCTTCGGCAACAGAGCCGGCGATCACCCGATTCCCTTCAGAGGAGTAATGCCACTCTTCAAAAAGGCTGTCAGGAGTAGTCGCTCGCGACGCCTGCAGGAGACTCGGGAGAGGGTCGATGACGGGAGCGACCTTCGCCGCCGCACCGAGGAGGTCCTGGTATTCCAGGGGCTTGCCTCCCAGAACCCTGCGCAGGGAGACCTCGGTCGGGAGATGCACGATTTCGAAGCGGCCGCCCTGCTCTTCCACATCAAGCCGGAACTCCTTGAGTATGCGAACGGCAAGGCGCGCAGGCGCGCTTTTGGAGCCGTAGAACTCATCACTTCGTCGGCGTCGCGAGAAGCGATTCTGCGTAACGGCGCTCACCGCGAGCGCTGCCAGGCGGCTGTTTTGCCACAGCGAGTCTCGGTAGTCGTCGGGACCGTAGAAGTACTCGTAGTTTGCATATCGCCAAGATTCGACGTTGTTGAGATTGGCCACTACCTCCTCCGGAGGGAGGGAGGGTTGATTTACGAGCCGGAGGCCATTGTCTTCGAGGACGAAGCGAGGCTTGAATAGTGGGATCTGGTCACCGTAGTAAAGCAAGGGCCGGAAGAGATTGAGGTTTCGTTTCACATTCTCGGCTTGGAGTCCGAAAAGCACGAGATGGGGTTCGAAGTTGCGACCCACTTCCATCCAGCGCAGCAGGGCCTGATCCATGCCGTAGCCGCCGACCCCGAAATTCAGAACCTCGACGCTCTTTTGCCTGGCATTCAGCTCCTGTTCGAGAAGAAAGCCCCAACTCTCTTCCAGGCGGACTTCATATCCGTAGGTAAAGGAGTCGCCGAACAAGGCGATTCTGTATCGGTCCGCCTGCTGCTCGCGCGAGAACTCCTTTTCCGCCCGGATACCTTGGTCGTTGTTTCGGTGGAGGCCGCCGACCGAGACACCTGCCGGCCTCGGCGCCCATCCGAGCTGCGGGTCATACGCCACGGTCATTTCTGTCGACCCGAGGTAGTGGTCGAGGGTCTCCTGAGTCGAGACGACGGGCAGTCTGAACGGGTGGAGTCGACGCCCGAGGACGAAGAAGTTGCGGTCCTTGTCGCAGTCGCCTACAAGGCGGATGGCCACCTCCATCATGAGGAAGATGATGGCAAGCGAGATGACGACAGAGAGAATGCGCAGTCTGAGAAGACTGTTTTGGCTATGGGAGCGGTCGCTCATTCCCGGAGGCGGCAGTCTATCAACTGTGGCGGTAATCGAACCTGGGTCGGCCCAGAGGGCCG
The sequence above is drawn from the bacterium genome and encodes:
- the carB gene encoding carbamoyl-phosphate synthase (glutamine-hydrolyzing) large subunit; the encoded protein is MSLPQKVLILGSSALKIGEAGEFDYSGSQAIKALKEEGIETILVNPNIATIQTSDYLADKVYFLPVTPYFVEQVILEEKPDGILLGFGGQTALNCGVSLAREGVLERHGVRILGTAVETICSTEDRGIFNQRLSEIGAKVAHGRAVTSVQEALEAAGAIGYPVMLRIAYALGGLGSGVCTDEEDLEQRASAAFSHTDQILIEEYLSGWKEIEYEVVRDAYDNCVTVCNMENLDPMGIHTGEFLVVAPSQTLTNHEYHRLREIAIRVIRHLGIVGECNIQYSLDPGSDDCRIIEVNARLSRSSALASKATGYPLAFVAAKLALGYPLSEIPNRVTGVTTACFEPALDYIVVKAPRWDLKKFRMVSSRIGSGMKSVGEVMGIGRTFEEAFQKALRMLDIGVEGVVADEVMQFEDLPTELTQPTDRRPFALARAFFEGMTIETVHELTHIDPWFLSRIRGIVELAASLRQMNGGPPDEDLLRRSKRAGFSDRQIGEFLGVSQEEVRLTRWAAGIRPCVKQIDTLAGEYPARTNYLYLTYGGEEDDVDFATEDAVLVLGSGAYRIGSSVEFDWCCVNTVRTLRELGYSTIMLNCNPETVSTDYDECDRLYFDEITLETLQEIHDREKPYGLIVSVGGQTPNTLARHCEEAGIRILGTAAKGIDNAEDRNKFSQLCDRLGIDQPKWTEVTSVDAAAAFANEAGYPVLVRPSYVLSGAAMAVAENRDTLQAVLERAAEVSPEHPTVITKFIDAAKEIEFDAVARDGEILIHAISEHVEQAGVHSGDATLVLPPQRTYIETLRRVRRTAARVAEALSINGPFNIQFMARDNNIMMIECNLRASRSFPFASKISRVNFIDLATRVIMDRPTKRVDSSVLELDFVGVKAPQFSFTRLEGADPILGVEMSSTGEVACIGRDFEDALLKAMLSVGFKLPIRRVLLSTGPVEDKAVFLSSTRALADAGVRFFGTHGTAAFMSESGIAVDPVYWPLQRESPNALELLRRGEVDLVVNIPKDASEDELANDYMIRRAAVDHGIPLITNIQLAQRLAQALSHKSLETLEVRSWDEY
- a CDS encoding glycosyltransferase; amino-acid sequence: MDELTNDTAEVDGSARPRARAILIINGTDFGGTESALAEIALGLRRRRYGVTVLSLKPLGKLGVSLAQQRVAVHTLGMGELVGSLALLSGIWRLRRWLKGTEGDVVHSFLPRSNIMSRVANRFSGKRRPHFSSERSTDFKRSRLVSFLNRVTVQWTERVLVVAPVVEEILKHRDRLPESKLAPLHNGIDLAAVDRFPTGEIRRTLGLTDEDQLFCSVGRLIEDKGYHYLLRAMAQMRWRGPSVHLALIGDGPEETRLRAEVETLGLDRQVHFLGYRRDVYGALKEADAFVLSSLEEGVPVVVLEAMACGLPVVATQVGGVTNLVVESQTGFLVPPEETWEPSRAAAARSNGVGRGIAALAAAMDRLVEDSELRREFGRQGRHRVEEHFHIDRVLTQLEEYYAGVLEPEIGADAR
- a CDS encoding SGNH/GDSL hydrolase family protein, with amino-acid sequence MSDRSHSQNSLLRLRILSVVISLAIIFLMMEVAIRLVGDCDKDRNFFVLGRRLHPFRLPVVSTQETLDHYLGSTEMTVAYDPQLGWAPRPAGVSVGGLHRNNDQGIRAEKEFSREQQADRYRIALFGDSFTYGYEVRLEESWGFLLEQELNARQKSVEVLNFGVGGYGMDQALLRWMEVGRNFEPHLVLFGLQAENVKRNLNLFRPLLYYGDQIPLFKPRFVLEDNGLRLVNQPSLPPEEVVANLNNVESWRYANYEYFYGPDDYRDSLWQNSRLAALAVSAVTQNRFSRRRRSDEFYGSKSAPARLAVRILKEFRLDVEEQGGRFEIVHLPTEVSLRRVLGGKPLEYQDLLGAAAKVAPVIDPLPSLLQASRATTPDSLFEEWHYSSEGNRVIAGSVAEALSRESAWQATRD